The following nucleotide sequence is from Roseivirga sp. BDSF3-8.
GTCAACTTAATCGGTACAATTTCAGAAAACAGGGAAACTAATTTATCTGTTTTTAGTCAGGTAATCCATGTGGGGGCCACACCTCCGCTTATGGGTATTTTATTCAGACCGCACTCCGTACCCAGACATACGTTGGAGAACATACTCTCTACAGAAGTTTTTACCATTAACCATATTCACCCAGGCATATTCAAGCAGGCACACCAAACCAGCGCACGTTACCAGGTCAGTGAGTTTGACAGTACTGGCCTCACCCCTCTTTATACAGGCCAAATTTCTGCTCCCTATGTTAAAGAGTCATTTCTAAGAATCGGATTACGGTTTCAGGAGAAGTATATTTTAATGAATGATACTGTATTGATAGTAGGTAAGGTAGAAGAACTGACCATTCCCCCAAAAATAATTCAAGAAGACGGATTTATTGACCTGGAAGCTATAAAAACCATAACTTGCTCAGGGCTTGACAAATATCACACCACCTCATCCTTGGCACGCCTATCCTACCCTAAACCGGCCAAGCCATTATCCGAAATCCAATAATTTTTTTCTCATACTCAGGGTTACATTTTAGGCAAAGTGACATTAAAGATTGTACGTGTAAACATCGGTCATCTTTAAGTCAATTATTATGAATATTGCCATGGGTTTATCGGAGGATATCCATCAGAAAGAGTTTAGCGGAGTATATCAAAAATCTCTTATTAACCTAATCTACACCTCAAATCACATCATTTACAAGGCCAATGCTTTTTTTAAGAAATATGGCCTCACCCGTCAGCAATACAACGTCCTTCGCATTCTTCGCGGCCATCAATCGGACGGCGCATCGGTAAACGTGATTAAAAACCGTATGTTGGATAAA
It contains:
- a CDS encoding flavin reductase family protein codes for the protein MNESSIHYTGKDIEGMEKFFRRNLINCLSGFKSVNLIGTISENRETNLSVFSQVIHVGATPPLMGILFRPHSVPRHTLENILSTEVFTINHIHPGIFKQAHQTSARYQVSEFDSTGLTPLYTGQISAPYVKESFLRIGLRFQEKYILMNDTVLIVGKVEELTIPPKIIQEDGFIDLEAIKTITCSGLDKYHTTSSLARLSYPKPAKPLSEIQ
- a CDS encoding MarR family winged helix-turn-helix transcriptional regulator; this encodes MNIAMGLSEDIHQKEFSGVYQKSLINLIYTSNHIIYKANAFFKKYGLTRQQYNVLRILRGHQSDGASVNVIKNRMLDKMSDASRIVERLRVKGLVERHQDREDRRAVTVTITDKGVNLLQKMDNSVKVLEEDFRKLSTEEADLLNELLDRLRD